A region of Oceanispirochaeta sp. DNA encodes the following proteins:
- a CDS encoding SUMF1/EgtB/PvdO family nonheme iron enzyme, with amino-acid sequence MKKISNIPIVIGIVAVLLLVSCSGPNDSTASDPLLSDPTPGNEKAFTAFGFTAASNAALLSDVAGTVSGSTVSATVPYGTDVSALVATFTASGTAIAVGGTAQISGTTANDFTSSVTYTVTAEDSSTQDYTVTITIAIAAAEGAGFGSASSLGDTGVLTLPESAQNLTMIYANGSTSITFPTASEDITTKTLTTRFWMGETEVTSAVMAAVFQWAYDNEQFSTTIADHNGLDETMAKHGGQLLLNLGSTDCHVIFNESEGTFTAEDGYENNPVTNVSWYGAVMFCNWLTEMRDGNTANVVYTTIDTDWLDEETTETASNTGYRLPSDPEWEYAARYRGSDTTNVVTGTIYGTDFDAMTTKWTKGNSASNATTLYNDDSGSGGDPGKSANDAVAMYRRYWDGAWADNETSDEAVVKSLGINSANVLGIYDMSGNVAEWCFEEFQQKRLIRGGYWNLSAYYLQVGYSEDGNPTDMTWSLGFRLCRTAD; translated from the coding sequence ATGAAAAAAATAAGTAATATCCCAATCGTTATTGGAATCGTAGCGGTACTTCTATTGGTATCTTGCTCGGGACCAAATGATTCAACAGCAAGCGACCCTCTTCTTAGTGACCCGACACCAGGCAACGAAAAAGCCTTTACCGCCTTCGGGTTCACAGCCGCAAGCAATGCTGCTCTTTTAAGTGATGTAGCAGGAACTGTCAGCGGCTCCACTGTTTCGGCAACTGTCCCGTATGGAACAGATGTAAGCGCTCTTGTGGCAACATTTACGGCAAGTGGAACAGCTATCGCCGTGGGCGGTACGGCTCAAATAAGCGGAACCACGGCTAACGACTTTACTTCTTCTGTAACCTACACCGTAACAGCAGAGGATAGCAGCACTCAGGACTATACGGTTACCATAACAATAGCAATTGCGGCGGCAGAAGGTGCCGGCTTTGGCAGTGCATCCAGTCTTGGAGATACCGGTGTATTGACTTTGCCAGAGTCTGCACAGAACCTGACCATGATCTACGCTAACGGTTCTACTAGTATAACCTTCCCCACCGCATCTGAGGACATTACGACAAAAACGTTAACCACCAGGTTCTGGATGGGAGAAACTGAAGTTACGAGTGCTGTTATGGCTGCAGTTTTTCAGTGGGCTTATGATAATGAACAATTTTCAACCACAATAGCTGATCATAACGGCCTCGATGAGACTATGGCAAAACACGGTGGACAGCTGCTATTGAACCTTGGAAGTACTGATTGCCATGTTATTTTCAACGAATCAGAGGGGACCTTCACAGCTGAAGACGGTTATGAGAACAATCCGGTAACCAATGTCAGCTGGTACGGCGCTGTCATGTTTTGTAATTGGCTGACAGAAATGCGGGACGGAAATACTGCAAATGTGGTCTACACAACCATTGATACAGATTGGCTAGACGAAGAAACAACAGAGACTGCTAGCAATACAGGGTATCGTTTGCCTTCAGATCCTGAGTGGGAATATGCCGCAAGGTACCGGGGAAGTGATACGACAAATGTTGTGACTGGCACAATATATGGCACTGATTTTGATGCTATGACGACGAAATGGACGAAAGGAAATTCGGCCAGTAATGCGACTACTTTGTATAATGATGATAGCGGTAGCGGGGGCGATCCCGGAAAATCAGCTAACGATGCTGTTGCTATGTATAGGCGATACTGGGATGGTGCCTGGGCGGACAATGAGACTTCTGATGAAGCAGTAGTAAAGAGCTTGGGAATAAACAGTGCCAATGTCTTGGGGATATATGACATGAGCGGTAATGTTGCTGAATGGTGCTTTGAAGAGTTTCAGCAGAAACGGCTTATTCGAGGCGGGTATTGGAACCTTAGCGCATACTACCTGCAAGTTGGTTACAGTGAAGACGGCAACCCGACCGACATGACCTGGAGTCTTGGCTTCCGCCTGTGCAGGACCGCTGATTGA
- a CDS encoding carbohydrate ABC transporter permease, whose protein sequence is MTTIFPSKKLGQKEKEILLGWGLVFPAVFVILSMILYPIIYNIYLSFFDVNLHEGNTFIGLENHKAVLIDPFFWKSVMTTVIYVFFTTIGTTLFGLIVAIAMNQEFPLRGLVRSLVLFPYVAPVISVVFAWQFIFDPVNGIVMDVLVERLGFLNERVNLIGSPSSAVWVAIVFSIWKNFPFTYLMILARLQGIDNNLFEAAEVDGASGWEKFRFITLPEIYFVTGSIILLRVIWNFNKFEEIYLLTTNVKVLSIYTYFKAFVGTMDMGQGAALALIQFILLIGFILIYVKKVLKW, encoded by the coding sequence ATGACGACAATCTTTCCCTCCAAAAAATTAGGACAAAAGGAAAAGGAAATCCTTTTAGGTTGGGGACTCGTGTTTCCTGCCGTTTTTGTCATCCTTTCCATGATCCTTTATCCTATCATCTATAATATTTATTTAAGCTTCTTCGATGTAAATCTTCATGAGGGAAATACATTCATAGGTCTGGAGAATCACAAAGCAGTCCTGATTGATCCTTTCTTCTGGAAATCAGTGATGACCACTGTGATTTATGTTTTTTTTACAACCATAGGAACCACTCTCTTCGGTCTGATCGTCGCCATTGCTATGAATCAGGAATTTCCTTTAAGAGGTCTTGTCAGAAGTCTCGTCCTGTTTCCCTATGTTGCTCCTGTCATTTCGGTCGTTTTTGCATGGCAGTTTATATTTGATCCGGTCAACGGGATTGTTATGGATGTGCTGGTGGAGCGTTTGGGATTCCTGAATGAGAGAGTCAATTTGATCGGGTCTCCCAGTTCTGCTGTCTGGGTGGCTATTGTTTTCAGTATATGGAAAAATTTCCCCTTCACCTACCTCATGATCCTGGCAAGACTTCAGGGTATTGATAACAACCTTTTTGAGGCTGCTGAAGTGGACGGTGCATCGGGGTGGGAAAAATTCAGGTTTATAACTCTTCCTGAAATCTATTTTGTTACCGGTTCCATTATTCTGTTACGGGTCATCTGGAATTTTAATAAATTTGAAGAAATCTATCTGCTTACAACAAATGTAAAGGTATTGTCAATATACACTTACTTTAAAGCATTTGTCGGTACAATGGATATGGGGCAAGGGGCGGCTCTCGCTCTCATTCAGTTTATCCTGCTCATCGGTTTTATCCTTATATATGTTAAGAAGGTCCTCAAATGGTAA
- a CDS encoding class I SAM-dependent methyltransferase produces the protein MNKKVFNTDKLHKLNDPVRLNWLPPREIWTFLNLKNPKVLVDFGAGTGFFTSRMAVFAPEADIHAMDIQPEMIDYLQEHMPDTVSPMLLRGNTIPLADNSVDALWNIAVYHELEDRDIFLAEVFRILKPDGKLLIIDWEKEEPVLDAGPPLKNRISGKKIIEEVRDSGFREIRTMVTLNSHIGICGTKPQ, from the coding sequence ATGAACAAAAAAGTATTTAACACTGACAAACTCCATAAATTGAATGATCCGGTAAGGCTGAACTGGCTGCCTCCCCGGGAAATCTGGACATTCCTGAACCTGAAGAATCCCAAGGTATTGGTGGATTTTGGTGCCGGCACCGGATTTTTCACCTCACGAATGGCAGTATTTGCCCCGGAAGCAGATATTCATGCCATGGATATACAGCCCGAGATGATTGATTACCTCCAGGAACATATGCCCGATACTGTCTCGCCGATGCTTCTGAGGGGGAATACAATCCCTCTGGCAGACAATTCTGTGGATGCCCTGTGGAATATTGCGGTCTATCATGAACTGGAAGACCGGGATATTTTTCTTGCCGAAGTATTCCGTATATTAAAACCCGATGGAAAACTGTTGATTATTGACTGGGAAAAAGAAGAACCGGTTCTGGATGCCGGCCCGCCTCTCAAAAACCGTATCTCCGGGAAAAAAATCATTGAAGAAGTCCGGGACAGCGGTTTCAGAGAGATTCGGACCATGGTGACCCTTAATTCTCATATCGGTATCTGTGGAACAAAGCCCCAATAG
- a CDS encoding glycosyl transferase family 1, whose translation MNQKFRLAVVCGKLGDVDGVSLEVDKWIQVLTALGHEIYTIAGSYAANLTLVPEERRLTVPELCFDSEFQRSIELMMFPHIIPGNRSNQNEKKKKEILEDLDYRGAEAADGIHQFILEHKIDTLIAQNTNAMPMTLIGGMAVYKLASEYKMGVIFHHHDFWWERSRFSGNHMEDLLKEIMPPSDPSLEHVVISSYAAHNLRTIKRVNPHIIPNCEDFNNSPVKDEYNSSFRSDLGFSNDDILFLQPTRIIPRKRIEDSILLVSQFQKKYPELKDRIRFIISLYQGDELDDSYITGIQSLAEREEVRLELIAHRVASVRGVDKEGRKLYTNRDVLVNADFVTYLPIWEGFGNALLETVAARVPLVVATYLVYKTDIMNRGLECVEIRDDYDEKGSLIIPANSLQQIYQIIHDPGVRTMRTENSFNAMKKAFGMPVLEEKLSKILESYGDEIMASRRRLSKKNATFSV comes from the coding sequence ATGAATCAGAAATTTAGACTGGCTGTTGTGTGCGGCAAACTGGGCGATGTTGACGGAGTTTCTCTCGAGGTCGATAAATGGATTCAAGTTTTAACGGCTCTTGGTCATGAAATCTATACCATTGCCGGTTCATACGCGGCAAATCTGACCCTGGTACCCGAAGAGAGAAGGCTGACTGTACCTGAGCTGTGTTTTGATTCAGAATTTCAGAGATCCATCGAACTCATGATGTTTCCTCATATCATTCCTGGAAACAGGAGTAATCAAAATGAAAAGAAAAAAAAGGAAATCCTTGAGGATCTCGATTACAGAGGGGCAGAAGCTGCCGATGGTATCCACCAGTTCATTCTTGAACATAAGATAGACACCCTCATCGCCCAGAACACAAATGCCATGCCCATGACTCTGATTGGCGGAATGGCCGTCTATAAACTGGCCTCAGAATACAAGATGGGGGTGATTTTTCATCATCATGATTTCTGGTGGGAAAGGAGCCGATTCAGCGGCAATCATATGGAAGATCTTCTCAAAGAGATCATGCCGCCCTCGGATCCCTCGCTGGAGCATGTTGTTATCTCCTCCTATGCGGCTCATAACCTGAGGACCATAAAAAGGGTCAATCCCCACATCATCCCCAATTGTGAGGATTTTAATAACTCTCCCGTGAAAGATGAATACAACAGCAGTTTCCGTTCTGATCTGGGTTTCAGTAACGATGATATATTGTTTTTACAACCTACCAGAATCATTCCCCGCAAAAGGATTGAAGACTCCATACTGCTAGTCTCCCAGTTTCAAAAAAAATACCCCGAATTGAAAGACCGTATCCGCTTTATTATCTCCCTGTATCAGGGGGATGAGCTGGATGACAGCTATATCACGGGTATCCAGTCTCTGGCAGAGAGGGAGGAAGTCCGGCTGGAGTTGATTGCTCATCGTGTGGCTTCTGTCAGAGGAGTCGATAAGGAAGGACGAAAACTGTATACCAACAGGGATGTTCTCGTTAATGCCGACTTTGTGACCTATTTGCCTATCTGGGAAGGATTTGGGAATGCCCTATTGGAAACAGTAGCCGCCAGGGTCCCTCTCGTTGTTGCCACCTATCTGGTTTATAAGACTGACATCATGAACCGGGGGCTGGAATGTGTGGAAATCCGTGATGATTACGATGAAAAGGGCAGTCTGATAATACCCGCGAACAGTCTGCAGCAGATTTATCAGATCATTCATGATCCCGGAGTGAGGACCATGAGAACTGAAAACAGCTTCAATGCCATGAAGAAGGCTTTCGGTATGCCTGTTCTGGAAGAGAAGCTGTCGAAAATTCTGGAGTCCTATGGTGATGAAATCATGGCATCCCGCCGTCGTTTGTCCAAGAAGAATGCCACTTTTTCTGTATAA
- a CDS encoding AzlD domain-containing protein: protein MSLQEAIMIAGMLAVTFLVRYVLLAMADHFQMPSLMERALYYVPPAVLTAIILPSVLLPQGRWDISWGNAYIFGSLAALGAGILMRKHTLMASIICGLFVFFLWRFLFS, encoded by the coding sequence ATGAGCCTACAGGAAGCTATCATGATTGCCGGTATGCTGGCTGTCACATTTTTGGTCCGTTATGTCCTGCTGGCAATGGCCGACCATTTTCAAATGCCCTCCCTGATGGAGCGGGCTTTGTACTATGTTCCACCCGCCGTATTAACCGCGATCATCCTCCCCTCTGTGCTGCTTCCTCAGGGCCGTTGGGATATAAGCTGGGGTAATGCCTACATCTTCGGTTCTCTCGCGGCTCTGGGGGCAGGGATCCTTATGAGAAAGCACACCCTTATGGCCTCTATCATCTGCGGGCTGTTCGTCTTCTTCTTATGGAGATTCCTTTTTTCCTGA
- a CDS encoding AzlC family ABC transporter permease — MKNKSRTTEFMGGARGAIPLLLGTAPFGLIYGALAVTAGLSNAAAMAMSLFVFAGSAQFIAVGLVAAGAPVVIIIFTTLVVNLRHMLYSATLLPYLKTLPQRWRIPLAFWLTDEAFAVSVVRYRQEDDSPLKHWYQLGASLGMYFNWQFWCALGLILGSRIPDAASWGLDFAMPVTFIGMTIPFVKNKASLVCVITAGAVSLMTGFLPFKLGLILAALAGVAAGLLTERMVKIKTGLKENEA; from the coding sequence ATGAAAAATAAGAGCAGAACCACTGAATTTATGGGTGGAGCCAGAGGGGCTATTCCTCTCTTACTCGGGACGGCTCCCTTCGGTCTGATATACGGGGCACTGGCTGTGACCGCCGGTCTCTCCAATGCAGCCGCCATGGCCATGTCTCTCTTTGTCTTTGCCGGTTCCGCTCAGTTTATTGCCGTGGGACTTGTGGCCGCTGGTGCTCCTGTGGTTATAATTATTTTTACAACCCTTGTAGTGAATCTGAGACACATGCTGTATAGCGCCACTCTTCTTCCCTATTTGAAGACTCTTCCTCAGAGATGGAGAATCCCCCTGGCATTCTGGTTGACCGATGAGGCTTTTGCCGTCTCCGTTGTCCGGTATAGGCAGGAAGATGATTCTCCCTTGAAACACTGGTATCAACTGGGAGCATCACTGGGTATGTATTTTAACTGGCAGTTCTGGTGCGCCCTGGGGCTCATCCTTGGAAGCCGTATTCCCGATGCAGCCTCCTGGGGACTGGATTTTGCTATGCCCGTCACTTTTATCGGAATGACTATTCCCTTTGTTAAAAATAAAGCCTCCCTTGTATGCGTAATAACAGCAGGGGCTGTATCGCTGATGACCGGTTTCCTCCCTTTTAAACTGGGACTGATCCTCGCGGCTCTGGCAGGTGTCGCTGCGGGTCTTCTCACTGAGAGAATGGTGAAGATAAAAACCGGTTTGAAGGAGAACGAAGCATGA
- a CDS encoding carbohydrate ABC transporter permease, with the protein MVKKRSTLRSFGFFMLILFIVLFCIFPFFQMLSISLKYQWDWGNPSLIPTQVNTDAYKELLNIGQDLKNVPESILELLENTPDMSKNQKDTILAKYRNSGDVFPFLRFFMNSLILSGVAALISVIIAIFGAYAFSRLKFPGRATIQRGVLFVYMFGGILLLIPLYKVCVSLGFLATKSGTFSALLVIYMVQTLPVSLYMLANFFRTIPYSIEEAAMIEGASRMGTILRIIIPLSISAIVTVYIYSFMIAWNEYLFASVFLKGFKDLYTLPMGLRALFVSKNAVWDRIMAASVLTATPVIALFMFIQKNLAGGLSEGGVKE; encoded by the coding sequence ATGGTAAAAAAACGGAGCACTCTCAGATCTTTCGGATTCTTTATGCTTATTCTATTTATTGTCTTATTCTGTATTTTTCCATTTTTTCAGATGCTATCCATCTCTTTGAAATATCAATGGGACTGGGGAAATCCATCACTGATTCCTACACAGGTCAATACAGATGCTTACAAGGAATTGCTCAATATCGGACAAGATTTGAAGAATGTTCCTGAATCAATTCTTGAACTTCTTGAAAATACACCCGACATGTCAAAGAATCAGAAAGACACAATCCTGGCAAAATACAGGAACAGCGGGGATGTCTTTCCCTTTTTAAGGTTTTTTATGAATTCTCTGATCCTTTCGGGTGTAGCGGCGCTTATCTCCGTCATTATTGCCATATTCGGAGCCTATGCTTTCAGTAGACTGAAGTTTCCAGGTAGGGCAACAATTCAAAGAGGGGTTCTGTTTGTTTATATGTTCGGGGGAATCCTATTGTTAATACCTCTGTATAAAGTCTGTGTCAGTCTTGGATTTCTGGCAACAAAAAGCGGCACCTTTTCAGCTCTGCTTGTGATCTATATGGTGCAGACACTGCCGGTCTCACTTTATATGCTGGCGAACTTTTTCAGAACTATTCCTTATTCAATTGAAGAAGCTGCGATGATAGAAGGTGCCAGCAGGATGGGGACTATCTTGAGGATCATAATTCCTCTGTCTATTTCGGCTATTGTGACAGTTTATATCTATTCTTTTATGATAGCATGGAATGAGTATCTCTTTGCTTCTGTATTTTTAAAGGGTTTCAAAGACCTTTATACTCTTCCTATGGGATTAAGAGCTCTATTTGTGTCTAAAAATGCCGTATGGGACAGAATTATGGCTGCTTCCGTATTGACGGCTACACCAGTTATCGCTTTGTTCATGTTCATACAGAAGAATCTGGCCGGCGGATTGTCTGAGGGCGGGGTAAAAGAATAG
- a CDS encoding N-acetyltransferase: MKVRNLMEKDETALKEIIHLANPHSLNHPQPDLIYKRWGEYYFQNCRDHCFVVAEETRDRAVGVILCAPDTRSYQKDFNQNYYPSLQRDLDELDRRIPGILKEFELEYYRKKEAQVQDWLHPVLVRKIYREYPAHLHINIHPEYQRQGLGHLLVDQLLTHLKEQGISGLHLIVSSDNQKGISFYKKYGFRSLFEIRPRGKTGIIYGLKTTH, translated from the coding sequence ATGAAAGTCAGAAATTTGATGGAAAAAGATGAGACCGCCCTCAAAGAGATCATCCATCTCGCAAATCCCCATAGCCTGAATCATCCCCAGCCCGATTTGATCTACAAACGCTGGGGGGAATACTATTTCCAGAACTGCCGGGATCATTGCTTTGTCGTTGCTGAGGAGACCCGCGACCGGGCTGTGGGAGTGATCCTCTGTGCTCCAGACACGAGAAGCTACCAGAAGGATTTTAATCAAAATTACTATCCTTCCCTTCAGAGAGATCTGGATGAGCTGGACCGGAGAATCCCCGGAATTTTGAAGGAGTTTGAACTGGAGTACTACAGAAAGAAGGAAGCCCAGGTTCAGGATTGGCTACATCCCGTTTTGGTCAGAAAGATCTACCGGGAGTATCCGGCCCACCTCCACATCAATATCCATCCTGAATATCAAAGGCAGGGACTGGGCCATCTGCTGGTGGATCAATTGCTGACTCATCTCAAGGAACAGGGTATTTCCGGGCTGCATCTGATTGTGAGTTCTGATAATCAAAAGGGCATCAGTTTTTACAAAAAGTATGGTTTCAGGTCTCTCTTTGAGATTCGTCCCAGGGGAAAGACCGGCATCATTTACGGTCTGAAAACTACCCATTAA